Proteins encoded together in one Streptomyces sp. TLI_171 window:
- a CDS encoding putative leader peptide: MRSVDVSNQAPGTRLVARLHVDLCRLASAICPGTAAR, from the coding sequence ATGCGTTCCGTCGATGTGAGCAATCAGGCCCCAGGCACCCGCCTCGTGGCGCGCCTGCACGTCGACCTGTGCCGGCTCGCCAGTGCGATCTGTCCCGGCACCGCCGCACGCTGA
- a CDS encoding Mov34/MPN/PAD-1 family protein, whose protein sequence is MLTITRELRDRIVAHARADHPDEACGVVAGPAGTGRPERFIPMLNAARSPTFYEFDSGDLLKLYREMDDLDEEPVVIYHSHTATEAYPSRTDVSYASEPFAHYVLVSTAEGTGEQDPFQFRSFRIVDGVITEEDVEVVEAYQG, encoded by the coding sequence ATGCTGACCATCACCCGAGAACTGCGCGACCGGATCGTCGCCCACGCCCGCGCCGACCACCCGGACGAGGCGTGCGGCGTGGTCGCCGGACCGGCCGGCACCGGGCGGCCCGAGCGGTTCATCCCGATGCTCAACGCCGCCCGCTCGCCCACCTTCTACGAGTTCGACTCCGGCGACCTGCTGAAGCTCTACCGCGAGATGGACGACCTCGACGAGGAGCCGGTGGTGATCTACCACTCGCACACCGCCACCGAGGCGTACCCGTCCCGCACCGACGTCAGCTACGCCTCCGAGCCGTTCGCCCACTACGTGCTGGTCTCCACCGCCGAGGGCACCGGCGAGCAGGACCCCTTCCAGTTCCGCTCGTTCCGCATCGTGGACGGCGTGATCACGGAGGAAGACGTCGAGGTGGTCGAGGCGTACCAGGGCTGA
- a CDS encoding amino acid permease — protein sequence MTQQAMDEVTEPVPDEEGYQRGLGSRQIQMIAIGGAIGTGLFLGAGTAISKAGPSLILSYAVAGVVIFVIMRALGELLTYRPVSGSFAEYAREFLGPFAGFVTGWTYWLFWVVTGMAETTAAAVYVRFWAPGIPQWTTALAFLLVLYGANLISVKLFGEIEFWFSMVKVTAIIGMILIGVGVLTLGFSDAGDTASITNLWQDGGLFPKGIGATVMTLQIVMFAYLGVELVGVTAGESENPEKTLPRAINTLPLRIALFYIGALVIILSLVPWTEFQPGVSPFVAAFGKVGIPAAAGIINFVVLTAALSSCNSGMYSTGRMLRDLALRRQAPGRLTRLNARRTPAAAITVSCLLMGAGVVLNYLVPERAFQYITSVATVCGLWTWGVILASQIRYRAAWRAGRLPAPAFRAPGGNWSRWLALAFLIGVAVLIAFDPNARISLYVFPAWALLLVVGYAVLSRRDPEAVLAADPHVQLRAGEGN from the coding sequence ATGACGCAGCAGGCGATGGACGAGGTCACCGAACCCGTCCCCGACGAGGAGGGCTACCAGCGCGGGCTGGGCAGCCGTCAGATCCAGATGATCGCGATCGGCGGCGCGATCGGCACCGGCCTGTTCCTCGGCGCCGGGACCGCGATCTCCAAGGCCGGACCCAGCCTGATCCTGAGTTACGCGGTGGCCGGCGTGGTGATCTTCGTGATCATGCGGGCGCTCGGCGAACTGCTCACCTACCGCCCGGTCTCCGGCAGCTTCGCCGAGTACGCCCGGGAGTTCCTCGGCCCGTTCGCCGGCTTCGTCACCGGCTGGACGTACTGGCTGTTCTGGGTGGTCACCGGCATGGCCGAGACCACCGCGGCGGCCGTCTACGTGCGCTTCTGGGCGCCCGGCATCCCGCAGTGGACCACCGCGCTGGCCTTCCTGCTGGTGCTGTACGGGGCCAACCTGATCTCGGTGAAGCTGTTCGGCGAGATCGAGTTCTGGTTCTCCATGGTCAAGGTCACCGCGATCATCGGGATGATCCTGATCGGCGTCGGCGTGCTCACCCTCGGCTTCTCGGACGCCGGCGACACCGCCTCGATCACCAACCTGTGGCAGGACGGCGGCCTCTTCCCCAAGGGCATCGGCGCCACCGTGATGACCCTTCAGATCGTCATGTTCGCCTACCTGGGCGTGGAGTTGGTCGGCGTCACCGCGGGCGAGAGCGAGAACCCGGAGAAGACCCTGCCGCGCGCCATCAACACGCTGCCGCTGCGGATCGCGCTGTTCTACATCGGCGCGCTGGTGATCATCCTGTCGCTGGTGCCGTGGACCGAGTTCCAGCCCGGCGTCAGCCCGTTCGTCGCCGCCTTCGGCAAGGTCGGCATCCCCGCCGCGGCCGGCATCATCAACTTCGTGGTGCTCACCGCCGCGCTGTCCTCCTGCAACTCCGGGATGTACTCCACCGGCCGGATGCTGCGCGACCTCGCACTGCGCCGGCAGGCCCCGGGACGGCTCACCCGGCTCAACGCCCGCCGCACCCCCGCCGCCGCGATCACCGTCTCCTGCCTGCTGATGGGCGCCGGCGTGGTGCTCAACTACCTCGTCCCGGAGCGGGCGTTCCAGTACATCACCTCGGTCGCCACCGTCTGCGGCCTGTGGACCTGGGGCGTCATCCTGGCCAGCCAGATCCGCTACCGCGCCGCCTGGCGGGCCGGCCGGCTGCCCGCCCCCGCCTTCCGCGCCCCGGGCGGCAACTGGAGCCGCTGGCTGGCGCTGGCGTTCCTGATCGGCGTCGCGGTGCTGATCGCCTTCGACCCGAACGCCCGGATCTCGCTGTACGTCTTCCCGGCCTGGGCGCTGCTGCTGGTGGTCGGCTACGCGGTGCTCAGCCGCCGCGACCCGGAGGCCGTGCTGGCCGCCGACCCGCACGTCCAGCTCCGCGCCGGGGAGGGCAACTGA
- a CDS encoding DUF2017 domain-containing protein — MAGLFESAGSGAAIALDEFEASILRSLEVQMLELIGPPPGGGSEDPLAALFAEGPSEAPDDPALLRLFPDAYGGPGAPEDPRTAERAAEFRRYTELDLRARKRDDALAVVRALDGLGGEGGVLEVEPGEFPHWLGALNDLRLTLGSRLEVTDEDEEGLYKLPEDDPRKPLVIAYLWLGAMQESLLEAMTG; from the coding sequence ATGGCCGGTTTGTTCGAGAGTGCCGGAAGCGGCGCGGCGATCGCGCTGGACGAGTTCGAGGCGTCCATCCTGCGCTCGCTGGAAGTGCAGATGCTGGAGCTGATCGGCCCGCCGCCGGGCGGCGGGAGCGAGGACCCGCTGGCCGCGCTGTTCGCCGAGGGCCCGAGCGAGGCGCCCGACGACCCGGCGCTGCTGCGGCTGTTCCCCGACGCGTACGGCGGCCCGGGCGCGCCCGAGGACCCGCGCACCGCGGAGCGGGCCGCCGAGTTCCGCCGCTACACCGAGCTGGACCTGCGGGCCCGCAAGCGGGACGACGCGCTCGCGGTGGTCCGGGCGCTGGACGGGCTGGGCGGCGAGGGCGGGGTGCTGGAGGTCGAACCGGGCGAGTTCCCGCACTGGCTGGGCGCGTTGAACGACCTGCGGCTCACCCTCGGCAGCCGGCTGGAGGTCACCGACGAGGACGAGGAGGGCCTCTACAAGCTGCCGGAGGACGACCCGCGCAAGCCGCTGGTGATCGCTTACCTGTGGCTCGGCGCGATGCAGGAGAGCCTGCTGGAGGCCATGACGGGCTGA
- the clpS gene encoding ATP-dependent Clp protease adapter ClpS yields MSVAPVEIQRPEVEGVPVTEPDTPWVTIVHNDPVNLMSYVQYVFQSYFGYPKDKARQLMMDVHTKGRAVVSSGTREEMERDVQAMHGYGLWATLQHD; encoded by the coding sequence GTGAGTGTCGCGCCGGTGGAGATCCAGCGCCCGGAGGTGGAGGGGGTTCCGGTCACGGAGCCGGACACTCCCTGGGTGACCATCGTCCACAACGACCCGGTCAACCTGATGAGCTACGTGCAGTACGTCTTCCAGAGCTACTTCGGCTATCCGAAGGACAAGGCGCGCCAGCTCATGATGGACGTCCACACCAAAGGGCGGGCGGTGGTCTCCAGCGGCACCCGCGAGGAGATGGAGCGCGACGTCCAGGCGATGCACGGCTACGGCCTGTGGGCCACCCTGCAGCACGACTGA
- a CDS encoding nicotinate phosphoribosyltransferase → MDAITAHRSSALLTDRYELTMLQAALRSGAAHRRSVFEVFTRRLPDGRRYGVVAGTGRVLDAIEAFRFTTPQLDWLADQDVVDEDTLRFLADYRFTGDVHGYPEGEVYFPGSPLLTVEGSFAEAVILETVILSILNHDSAIAAAASRMTAAAGDRPVIEMGARRAHEQAAVAAARAAYLAGFSATSDLEAGFTYGIPTTGTAAHAFTLLHDTERDAFTAQIDSMGRSTTLLVDTYDLAEAVRTAVEVAGPGLGAVRIDSGDLTLLAHRVRRQLDELGATDTKIIVTSDLDEYAIAALAAAPVDGYGVGTSLVTGSGHPTCAMVYKLVARESVPGGDLIPVAKRSAGGKTSVGGRKWAARRPDRDGVAEAEVVGTGPVPADLEPHLLHVPLITGGEVVGREPLDTARTRHRAARAALPLSATQLSRGEPVIGTERHAG, encoded by the coding sequence ATGGACGCCATCACCGCGCACCGCAGCTCCGCGCTGCTCACCGACCGCTACGAGCTCACCATGCTGCAGGCCGCGCTGCGCAGCGGTGCCGCCCACCGCCGCTCCGTCTTCGAGGTGTTCACCCGCCGCCTGCCGGACGGCCGCCGCTACGGCGTGGTGGCGGGCACCGGCCGGGTGCTGGACGCCATCGAGGCCTTCCGCTTCACCACCCCGCAACTCGACTGGCTGGCCGACCAGGACGTGGTGGACGAGGACACCCTGCGCTTCCTCGCCGACTACCGCTTCACCGGCGACGTGCACGGCTACCCCGAGGGCGAGGTGTACTTCCCCGGCTCGCCGCTGCTCACCGTCGAGGGCAGCTTCGCCGAGGCGGTGATCCTGGAGACGGTGATCCTGTCGATCCTCAACCACGACTCGGCGATCGCCGCCGCCGCCTCCCGGATGACCGCCGCGGCCGGCGACCGCCCGGTGATCGAGATGGGCGCCCGCCGGGCCCACGAGCAGGCCGCGGTCGCCGCCGCCCGGGCCGCCTACCTGGCCGGCTTCTCCGCCACCTCCGACCTGGAGGCCGGCTTCACCTACGGCATCCCCACCACCGGCACCGCCGCGCACGCCTTCACCCTGCTGCACGACACCGAGCGGGACGCCTTCACCGCCCAGATCGACTCGATGGGGCGCTCCACCACCCTGCTGGTCGACACCTACGACCTGGCCGAGGCGGTCCGCACCGCCGTCGAGGTCGCCGGCCCCGGCCTCGGCGCCGTCCGGATCGACTCCGGCGACCTGACCCTGCTCGCCCACCGGGTCCGCCGCCAGCTCGACGAGCTCGGCGCCACCGACACGAAGATCATCGTCACCTCGGACCTCGACGAGTACGCCATCGCCGCGCTCGCCGCCGCCCCCGTGGACGGCTACGGCGTCGGCACCAGCCTGGTCACCGGCAGCGGCCACCCGACCTGCGCGATGGTCTACAAGCTGGTCGCCCGCGAGTCGGTGCCCGGCGGCGACCTGATCCCGGTCGCCAAGCGCTCGGCCGGCGGCAAGACCAGCGTCGGCGGCCGCAAGTGGGCCGCCCGCCGCCCCGACCGGGACGGGGTGGCCGAGGCCGAGGTGGTCGGCACCGGCCCGGTGCCCGCCGACCTGGAGCCGCACCTGCTGCACGTCCCGCTGATCACCGGCGGCGAGGTGGTCGGCCGCGAACCGCTGGACACCGCGCGCACCCGTCACCGCGCCGCCCGCGCCGCGCTGCCGCTCTCGGCCACCCAGCTGTCGCGCGGCGAGCCGGTGATCGGCACCGAGCGCCACGCGGGTTGA
- a CDS encoding isochorismatase family protein, which translates to MHRALIVVDVQNDFCEGGSLPVAGGAEVAAAITDLIAGSAPGYAHIVATRDHHIDPGAHFAAEPDYVHSWPAHCVAGTEGVGFHPNFAPSVTSGAVEAVFSKGAHAAAYSGFEGFDEHGGTLAAWLRERGVTDVDVVGIATDHCVRATALDAAREGFATRVLLDLTAGVASATTATALDDLRTAGVELTGTPVVRAD; encoded by the coding sequence ATGCACCGGGCCCTGATCGTCGTCGACGTGCAGAACGACTTCTGCGAGGGCGGCAGCCTTCCCGTCGCCGGCGGGGCCGAGGTCGCGGCCGCGATCACCGACCTGATCGCCGGCTCCGCGCCCGGCTACGCCCACATCGTCGCCACCCGCGACCACCACATCGACCCCGGCGCGCACTTCGCCGCCGAACCGGACTACGTCCACTCCTGGCCCGCGCACTGCGTGGCCGGCACCGAAGGCGTGGGCTTCCACCCCAACTTCGCCCCCTCGGTGACCTCAGGCGCGGTCGAAGCGGTGTTCTCCAAGGGCGCGCACGCCGCCGCCTACAGCGGCTTCGAGGGCTTCGACGAGCACGGCGGCACCCTGGCCGCCTGGCTGCGCGAACGCGGCGTCACCGACGTCGACGTGGTCGGCATCGCCACCGACCACTGCGTCCGGGCCACCGCCCTGGACGCCGCCCGCGAGGGCTTCGCCACCCGCGTCCTGCTCGACCTGACGGCCGGCGTCGCCTCCGCCACCACCGCCACCGCCCTGGACGACCTGCGCACCGCGGGCGTCGAGCTCACCGGCACCCCAGTGGTCCGCGCCGACTGA